A genomic window from Nicotiana sylvestris chromosome 11, ASM39365v2, whole genome shotgun sequence includes:
- the LOC104244336 gene encoding uncharacterized protein, whose translation MGIQVHNKGYLPSHYSMRDLSEDSNSSSWPLFYGDKTFTNGQYYNGFVSKTKTDAYPGYNKDVLKQKILEHESIFKNQVVELHRLYRIQRDMMHEIKREELHKLRTSVDPSSSSSLLGSQIPSEDTRKWHITSFPSPNYGCARPSKSVTKVVNSPLGFPKGNGGQFDQCQMQNGCSSNICEVSERPSKVRKKLFNLELPADEYTDADNSKQLQADGGSFNPSYRVNGNYRVAQESSTRLFFGAAAAAKSNCRKSTLMSNTCLRSSIELADLNEPAQLEEGTPSPVDFLSYANNHRESRGLNVTAKSNPAFVAFPRDSTNGSLNSLDVDSKGKERAWLSSAYVTGNVKGLAPVPQSLEQDKLPTPSDPAQVMFNKAYRSPGIHPLHPTRDDLWKQRAVRSLETFHINREHPFANSSELANSWSHTVCSWGKPIGNITQSPQASQSHDIFGDKWQINDNSRLIPGLANQPMWNRFDHGSSLASKESPVGFPSVANRAMVENVPSARTSTNGFQKFLSSTNKMDSISEKGFDLNLPSESSVNEGASRCDIELVDGKKELQDPLSGFPWLKAKQAYASPPFCQTNTSRNASSLEDRSMRATKENRETQNVRKILGVPIRENSLASNNESSSLVSTYVTLQCSPEGENFRHERRNMVIDINMPCDLSMSESEIPAAVEPVVVEKVMETKAKSIRNCFDLNSCITEDEDPSSIESNNINVKAVLEIDLEAPVVLKAEETNVTEEGDKQHEESSRFPEDKPEQRREEVVRIAAEAIVAISSSSQCIRMEEACNDLSDDPLESLQWFVDVVSSCADELENRHERWTIGKDGASIACSTAKEIDYFEAMTLQLTETKEEDYMPKPFVPEVQNLEGAGATAPTNRTRRGRARRGRQRRDFQRDILPGLVSLSRHEVTEDIQTFGGLMRATGHPWNAGLTRRSGTRNGRSRRTVIEAITPDNVLTPINPPLLHQLNNRESSLEDKNLTGWGKTTRRPRRQRCPAGNPPPFPLI comes from the exons ATGGGAATACAAGTGCATAATAAAGGCTACTTGCCAAGTCATTATTCCATGAGGGACCTTAGTGAAGATTCTAACAGTAGTAGTTGGCCTCTCTTTTACGGAGATAAGACCTTCACAAATGGACAATATTATAATGGTTTCGTGTCGAAGACAAAAACGGACGCATATCCAGGATATAATAAGGATGTACTAAAGCAGAAAATACTTGAACACGAGTCCATATTCAAGAATCAG GTGGTGGAACTGCATCGCCTTTACAGAATCCAGAGGGACATGATGCATGAAATTAAAAGGGAAGAACTGCACAAACTTCGGACATCAGTGGATCCCTCCTCTTCGTCAAGCCTCCTAGGGTCTCAAATACCATCTGAAGATACTCGGAAATGGCATATCACCAGCTTCCCCTCGCCAAATTATGGTTGTGCTAGACCATCTAAATCGGTTACAAAAGTTGTCAATTCTCCCTTGGGATTTCCAAAAGGGAATGGTGGACAGTTTGATCAATGCCAAATGCAAAATGGTTGTTCTTCAAATATATGTGAAGTTTCGGAGAGACCGTCAAAAGTCCGGAAAAAGTTGTTTAATCTTGAACTTCCAGCTGATGAGTACACTGATGCAGATAACAGCAAGCAGTTGCAGGCTGATGGAGGATCTTTCAATCCAAGTTATCGAGTTAATGGAAACTACAGAGTCGCCCAAGAGAGTAGTACAAGATTGTTTTTTGGTGCTGCTGCTGCTGCAAAGAGTAATTGCAGAAAAAGTACCTTAATGTCCAATACATGTTTAAGAAGCTCAATTGAGTTGGCTGATCTCAATGAACCAGCTCAGCTTGAAGAAGGAACTCCATCACCAGTTGATTTTCTCAGTTATGCTAACAATCATAGAGAGAGTAGAGGCCTAAATGTTACTGCTAAATCAAATCCAGCATTTGTGGCTTTTCCAAGAGATTCCACTAATGGGTCCTTAAATAGCCTAGATGTTGACAGTAAAGGCAAAGAGAGGGCGTGGTTATCTTCTGCTTATGTAACTG GTAACGTCAAAGGCTTGGCACCAGTACCTCAGAGTCTTGAACAAGACAAGCTACCTACACCTTCCGATCCAGCACAGGTAATGTTTAACAAGGCTTATCGGTCTCCTGGAATCCATCCACTTCACCCTACGAGAGATGACCTTTGGAAACAGAGAGCAGTGCGTAGTTTAGAGACATTTCATATAAACCGTGAACATCCATTTGCTAATTCCTCGGAATTAGCCAATTCATGGTCACACACTGTCTGTTCTTGGGGAAAACCCATTGGTAACATTACTCAGAGTCCACAGGCATCTCAGAGCCATGACATTTTTGGAGACAAATGGCAAATCAATGATAATTCTAGGTTGATTCCAGGTTTGGCTAATCAACCAATGTGGAACAGGTTTGACCACGGTTCCTCTTTGGCTTCCAAAGAATCGCCAGTTGGCTTCCCGTCAGTTGCTAACCGTGCTATGGTTGAAAATGTGCCATCTGCGCGAACTTCTACTAATGGATTTCAGAAATTTCTCAGTAGCACCAATAAAATGGACTCAATATCTGAAAAGGGTTTCGATTTGAATCTACCATCTGAGAGTTCAGTAAATGAGGGTGCATCAAGGTGTGATATTGAGTTGGTTGATGGGAAAAAAGAGCTTCAAGACCCTCTATCAGGGTTTCCATGGCTTAAAGCTAAACAAGCCTATGCAAGCCCACCTTTTTGCCAGACTAACACGTCGAGAAATGCTTCATCTCTTGAAGATCGCAGTATGAGGGCCACAAAAGAGAATCGAGAGACCCAAAATGTCAGAAAAATTCTTGGGGTTCCAATTCGTGAAAATTCATTGGCTTCCAATAATGAATCATCTTCGCTTGTTTCCACTTATGTTACTCTTCAGTGTTCGCCCGAGGGAGAAAATTTTAGACATGAACGGAGGAATATGGTGATTGACATTAACATGCCTTGTGACCTTTCTATGAGTGAGTCTGAGATACCGGCTGCTGTCGAACCAGTTGTTGTGGAGAAGGTGATGGAGACGAAAGCTAAAAGTATCAGAAATTGTTTCGATTTGAACTCGTGTATTACTGAAGATGAAGATCCTTCCTCtattgaaagcaataatatcaatgTGAAGGCTGTTCTGGAGATAGATCTGGAAGCCCCCGTTGTTTTGAAAGCTGAGGAAACTAATGTCACTGAAGAAGGTGACAAGCAACACGAGGAATCTTCCCGATTTCCTGAAGACAAACCTGAGCAAAGACGGGAAGAAGTTGTCAGGATTGCAGCAGAAGCAATTGTTGCCATCTCATCATCCAGTCAGTGCATTCGCATGGAGGAAGCCTGCAATGATCTGTCCGATGATCCTTTGGAATCCTTACAGTGGTTTGTTGATGTAGTCTCTTCTTGTGCTGATGAACTTGAGAACAGGCATGAAAGATGGACAATAGGCAAGGATGGCGCGAGCATTGCATGCTCAACTGCCAAGGAAATAGATTACTTCGAGGCAATGACATTACAACTGACGGAGACCAAGGAAGAAGATTACATGCCTAAGCCTTTTGTTCCCGAGGTCCAAAACTTGGAAGGCGCAGGAGCCACTGCACCAACAAATCGAACCCGAAGAGGGCGTGCGAGGAGAGGACGGCAACGTAGGGATTTCCAGAGAGATATCCTTCCTGGTCTGGTTTCCTTATCGAGGCACGAGGTGACTGAAGATATTCAGACATTTGGAGGGTTGATGAGAGCTACAGGGCATCCTTGGAATGCAGGTCTGACAAGGAGGAGTGGCACCAGAAATGGAAGAAGTCGGAGAACAGTGATCGAGGCCATCACCCCGGACAATGTGTTGACCCCAATAAACCCTCCTCTACTGCACCAACTTAATAATAGGGAAAGCAGTTTGGAGGATAAAAACCTAACAGGGTGGGGAAAAACAACTAGACGCCCTCGCAGGCAAAGATGCCCTGCAGGTAATCCTCCTCCTTTCCCGTTAATTTAA